A single window of Hyphomicrobiales bacterium DNA harbors:
- the pcaG gene encoding Protocatechuate 3,4-dioxygenase alpha chain, whose amino-acid sequence MLHPVPTLKETPSQTAGPYVHIGLTPNVAEIKGVYDADPGATMVSPDTRGERIVVSGRILDGAGAAVSDAVVEIWQADKDGSYIVPMGRASNSKPAFTGWGRQATNSDGVFLFETIKPGPVPGPDGAPMAPHIALWIVARGINIGLQTRLYFADEEAANTKDFILTRIPDPRRRATLIARKENGDVPRYVLDIHLQGDGETVFFDM is encoded by the coding sequence ATGCTGCACCCCGTCCCGACCTTGAAGGAAACGCCATCCCAGACGGCGGGACCTTATGTTCATATTGGTCTGACGCCCAACGTTGCGGAGATCAAGGGTGTTTATGACGCCGATCCCGGCGCGACGATGGTATCGCCAGACACGCGCGGTGAGCGGATTGTCGTATCCGGGCGGATCCTTGACGGGGCTGGCGCGGCGGTCAGCGATGCCGTGGTGGAAATCTGGCAGGCCGACAAGGATGGCTCCTATATCGTTCCGATGGGGCGAGCTTCCAATTCGAAACCTGCCTTTACGGGATGGGGGCGGCAGGCAACCAATAGCGACGGCGTCTTCCTGTTCGAGACGATCAAGCCCGGGCCTGTTCCTGGCCCCGACGGAGCGCCGATGGCCCCGCATATCGCGCTGTGGATCGTAGCACGGGGTATCAATATCGGCCTGCAAACCCGGCTCTATTTCGCTGACGAGGAGGCGGCCAATACCAAGGATTTCATCCTCACCCGCATTCCCGATCCAAGGCGGCGGGCGACGTTGATCGCTCGCAAAGAGAATGGCGACGTTCCACGATATGTTCTTGATATCCATCTGCAAGGAGATGGAGAAACCGTATTCTTCGATATGTGA
- a CDS encoding 3-carboxy-cis,cis-muconate cycloisomerase, whose product MPILASLVGDREIEGLLSDEAQLGAMLRFEAALAGAEADAGFIPTEAAEAVAAALAVFRPDWDDLALGIARDGVVVPALIKQIRAGLQQQFRDALHKGATSQDVIDTALVLQFAEVLPVLEARLSTILDKLAAIGRLHGEESLMAHTRMQQALPFTWHEKLKTWAEPLGRHLAALGDARATCLVIQLGGPIGDRSSFAGYGDAIASALAHRLSLANASPWHAARDRIASLGSRLSLISGSLGKIGADVALMAQNEISAVRLSGGGGSSAMAHKSNPVAAEVLVTLARYNAGQTGILHQALIHENERSGAAWTLEWMTLPAIAITTGAGLRLLSSLLDQLVIESAC is encoded by the coding sequence ATGCCAATTCTTGCATCACTTGTCGGCGACCGTGAAATTGAAGGCCTGCTGTCTGACGAGGCGCAGCTTGGTGCAATGTTGCGTTTCGAAGCGGCGCTTGCCGGTGCGGAGGCGGATGCGGGATTTATTCCGACCGAAGCAGCCGAGGCGGTCGCGGCGGCGCTAGCGGTTTTTCGTCCGGATTGGGACGATCTCGCGCTGGGCATCGCCCGTGACGGTGTCGTCGTACCCGCATTGATCAAACAGATCCGCGCCGGTTTGCAGCAGCAGTTCCGCGATGCCTTGCACAAGGGCGCCACGAGCCAGGATGTTATCGACACCGCGCTGGTTCTCCAGTTCGCCGAGGTTTTGCCAGTTCTTGAAGCGCGTTTGTCGACCATCCTGGACAAGCTTGCTGCCATCGGCCGCCTCCATGGCGAAGAGTCGCTGATGGCGCACACGCGGATGCAACAGGCACTCCCGTTCACATGGCATGAAAAACTGAAAACCTGGGCCGAACCCTTGGGGCGCCATCTCGCGGCGCTGGGCGATGCCCGTGCCACATGTCTGGTGATTCAGCTCGGAGGCCCGATCGGTGATCGTTCCAGTTTCGCGGGTTACGGCGATGCGATAGCCAGCGCCCTCGCACATCGTCTCAGCCTTGCCAATGCCTCGCCCTGGCACGCGGCGCGAGATCGGATCGCCAGCCTGGGGTCACGGCTGTCGCTGATCAGCGGTTCGCTGGGCAAGATCGGAGCGGATGTTGCCTTGATGGCCCAGAATGAAATCTCTGCCGTCCGGCTATCGGGCGGCGGCGGATCATCAGCGATGGCGCACAAGTCAAATCCGGTGGCAGCCGAGGTACTGGTGACGCTCGCGCGCTACAACGCCGGCCAGACCGGGATTCTCCATCAGGCGCTGATCCATGAGAACGAAAGATCCGGAGCGGCCTGGACGCTTGAATGGATGACGCTGCCGGCGATCGCGATCACGACCGGCGCTGGCCTGCGGCTTCTGAGCTCTCTGCTGGATCAGCTTGTGATAGAAAGCGCGTGCTGA
- the bla gene encoding Beta-lactamase OXA-18, with the protein MAFHTTEVRPGNRWRRAIAAGLLALLAGISTAQAGTLCTVIADAATGQFLRKEGTCETDVTPASTFKIPLSLMGFDAGFLKDEHTPSLPFKKGYAAWIPAWKQDTDPSSWMKNSVVWYSRLITEALGEQRFRDYVRRFDYGNRDVSGNPGKNDGLTNAWLSSSLKISPLEQIAFLRKLVRRELPVSPHAYVMTSKITALQDVEGWSVHGKTGAGPVRRPDGSVESGQSYGWFVGWMVKEGRTLVFARLVRDEKRAAVSPGIRTREIFLRELPSIIAQF; encoded by the coding sequence ATGGCTTTTCACACGACTGAAGTCCGCCCCGGAAATCGCTGGCGCCGCGCCATTGCGGCTGGTCTCCTTGCTCTCCTGGCGGGTATCTCCACGGCACAGGCCGGTACGCTTTGCACGGTCATTGCAGATGCTGCCACAGGTCAATTTCTGCGCAAGGAAGGGACCTGCGAGACCGACGTTACACCCGCTTCCACTTTCAAGATTCCCCTCAGCCTGATGGGGTTCGATGCTGGGTTTCTCAAGGATGAGCACACCCCATCTCTTCCTTTCAAGAAGGGATATGCCGCCTGGATTCCGGCCTGGAAGCAGGATACAGATCCATCGAGCTGGATGAAGAACTCAGTTGTCTGGTATTCGAGGCTGATCACCGAAGCGCTAGGCGAGCAACGCTTTCGCGACTATGTCCGCCGATTCGATTATGGCAACCGGGACGTCTCTGGTAACCCCGGCAAGAATGACGGCTTGACCAACGCCTGGCTGAGTTCATCTCTGAAGATATCGCCACTTGAGCAAATTGCTTTCTTGCGGAAGCTCGTTCGCCGCGAATTGCCTGTGAGCCCGCATGCTTATGTCATGACGAGCAAGATTACCGCGTTGCAGGACGTGGAGGGCTGGAGCGTTCACGGCAAGACGGGAGCGGGTCCAGTGCGCCGTCCCGACGGTTCCGTTGAAAGCGGCCAGTCCTACGGCTGGTTTGTTGGCTGGATGGTCAAGGAAGGCCGGACACTCGTCTTTGCTCGCCTCGTTCGCGACGAAAAGCGTGCGGCCGTGAGCCCCGGTATCCGGACACGCGAAATCTTCCTTCGCGAATTGCCCTCCATCATTGCCCAATTCTAG